One stretch of Halobaculum marinum DNA includes these proteins:
- a CDS encoding terpene synthase family protein, with amino-acid sequence MSVESEPSTQSGTASYEETIKAVTLPDAVLDAVEAYESVGGERDRFLWKWIYGLFPAFTLSSVPDEHMETARTTKTLFTVFITLLDDVAERDGDAETFERVRAAVRHADGSGRRPTVGDDGERDGDDAVVEFATELWTDIRRRLATAPRYEEFEDVFRYDLRQSLNAMEYSRVLNDHLAMANLGGATHYDSHNMVMFPYADVDVMHSPDFDAGEFGVVRELIWDLQRMARIGNWLTTWEREVYEGDYTAGVVVYALRNGIVTREELAAACADGDSTAVDRIKARNVEEVFLAEWHHLRRKVDERGLAADSVDLDAFIEGMETVMDHHLASEGYK; translated from the coding sequence ATGTCGGTCGAGTCCGAGCCCTCCACCCAGTCCGGAACCGCATCGTACGAGGAGACCATCAAGGCCGTCACGCTGCCCGACGCCGTGCTCGACGCCGTCGAGGCGTACGAGTCGGTCGGCGGCGAACGCGACCGCTTCCTGTGGAAGTGGATCTACGGCCTGTTCCCGGCGTTCACCCTGTCGTCTGTCCCAGACGAGCACATGGAGACCGCCCGGACGACGAAGACTCTGTTCACGGTGTTCATCACGCTGCTCGACGACGTCGCCGAGCGCGACGGCGACGCCGAGACGTTCGAGCGAGTCCGGGCCGCGGTTCGACACGCCGACGGGAGCGGTCGGCGGCCGACGGTCGGCGACGACGGCGAACGTGACGGCGACGACGCCGTCGTCGAGTTCGCCACCGAGTTGTGGACGGATATTCGACGCCGACTCGCGACGGCGCCGCGGTACGAGGAGTTCGAAGACGTGTTCCGGTACGACCTCCGCCAGTCGCTCAACGCGATGGAGTACTCGCGGGTGCTCAACGACCACCTGGCGATGGCGAACCTCGGCGGGGCGACCCACTACGACTCCCACAACATGGTGATGTTCCCGTACGCGGACGTCGACGTGATGCACTCGCCCGACTTCGACGCCGGGGAGTTCGGCGTGGTCCGAGAGCTGATCTGGGACCTCCAGCGGATGGCCCGCATCGGGAACTGGCTCACGACGTGGGAGCGCGAGGTGTACGAGGGCGACTACACCGCGGGCGTCGTCGTGTACGCGCTCCGCAACGGTATCGTCACGCGCGAGGAGTTGGCGGCGGCCTGCGCGGACGGCGACTCCACCGCGGTCGACCGGATCAAGGCCCGCAACGTCGAGGAGGTGTTCCTCGCCGAGTGGCACCACCTCCGTCGGAAGGTCGACGAGCGGGGACTGGCGGCCGACAGTGTCGACCTCGACGCCTTCATCGAGGGGATGGAGACCGTCATGGACCACCACCTCGCGAGCGAGGGGTACAAGTGA
- a CDS encoding DUF4397 domain-containing protein — MSRKVSRRQFAAVLGTAAGVGLAGCSAGVNNSTNATNGTVGSVEGMTDEETEAAGTDEETEAETETPEAPETTDDPAAAVEEGSAVARIAHLSPDAPNVDVSVGGATVLEDVAFGAVSDYYVLEPSTYTVAVTPTGEEEAVFEQEVEFANGAFTVAAFGEVSGTNQEFAVEALEDRVEAPSSDMAAARVVHASPDAPPVSVGVADGDTLVESVAFGEASDYVEVPAGEYALEISAAEGMGETTGTPGGNETETEAATGTEAAGASEAVATVDVALEGGTVNSAFATGYLTPDGEAVDAPFEVLLTVDAGASMAGTESGTETGTETGTETGTEVGTEAGTEAGTATEGSG; from the coding sequence ATGAGCCGGAAAGTGTCACGGCGGCAGTTCGCGGCGGTACTAGGTACAGCAGCGGGGGTCGGCCTCGCCGGGTGTAGTGCGGGCGTCAACAACAGCACGAACGCGACGAACGGCACGGTCGGGTCGGTCGAGGGCATGACCGACGAGGAGACCGAAGCGGCCGGCACCGACGAAGAGACGGAAGCGGAGACGGAGACTCCCGAGGCGCCGGAGACGACCGACGACCCCGCGGCGGCGGTCGAAGAGGGGAGTGCGGTCGCTCGGATCGCCCACCTCTCGCCCGACGCGCCGAACGTCGACGTCTCCGTCGGCGGCGCGACGGTGCTCGAGGACGTCGCCTTCGGGGCGGTGAGCGACTACTACGTGCTCGAGCCGAGCACGTACACGGTCGCGGTCACGCCGACCGGCGAAGAGGAGGCCGTCTTCGAACAGGAGGTCGAGTTCGCCAACGGCGCGTTCACCGTCGCCGCCTTCGGCGAGGTGTCCGGCACGAACCAGGAGTTCGCCGTCGAGGCGCTGGAAGACCGCGTCGAGGCGCCGAGTTCGGACATGGCCGCCGCGCGCGTCGTCCACGCGTCGCCCGACGCACCCCCGGTGAGCGTCGGGGTCGCCGACGGCGACACGCTCGTCGAGAGCGTCGCCTTCGGCGAGGCCAGCGACTACGTCGAGGTGCCCGCCGGGGAGTACGCGCTGGAGATCAGCGCCGCCGAAGGGATGGGCGAGACGACCGGGACGCCGGGCGGCAACGAGACCGAAACTGAGGCGGCGACCGGCACCGAGGCGGCGGGCGCGTCCGAGGCGGTCGCCACCGTCGACGTGGCGCTGGAGGGCGGCACGGTCAACTCCGCGTTCGCGACGGGGTACCTCACGCCCGACGGCGAGGCCGTCGACGCGCCGTTCGAGGTGCTCCTCACGGTCGACGCCGGCGCGTCGATGGCGGGGACCGAAAGCGGCACGGAGACCGGCACGGAAACTGGGACCGAGACCGGCACCGAGGTCGGGACGGAAGCCGGAACCGAGGCCGGCACCGCCACCGAAGGGTCGGGCTGA
- a CDS encoding bacterio-opsin activator domain-containing protein, with protein sequence MRESDPATRPAAGGGTDGEIDDEFFRCAVDALTEGVLAADASGTVVYANAALARALDRPIEAIVGRPLSTAVPAGPIGDGPAERLADAGPVALDDAVFDVPAPGTDDDRRWLSASFSATEVDGAAVAVGIVRDATEREAELARYKRIIETVDDGIYILDQNFTVTDINEEIVSMTGYGREELVGEHASLLAGEDLLTQAAAASIEMLNSDREAATITSEIVAKDGTTLPIETRFSLYPFGDDSYGQLGVVRDISDRKQSERTLRALHDSTRGLLAVESRPDVTRLIVDTAVDVLDVAGAAIYLVDPEATALCPSAVAGDEGGFDESIQPLEPDGTLPWRVFVENEPAVVGVGDDDRASGLPIDCGLCVPLGDHGVFAVAVDDLTVIDDDTETLVGLLAASAEEALARLDREREVHRRDDRLERQNRRLRRLDELNTMIREIDQTLVEAGSIDDIGDAVCDRVVASDRFAFAWFGEPDPAADGGIEPRSWAGDDPRYLDDVDRSTVDACEPGAVAAKTGESVVVADVAAGLDGEPWRKAALARGFRSAIAVPLVHDGIGYGVLAVYATSPGTFDELTAVFAELGETIANAMNAAETRRALLTDTQTVLGFRVDAADDVLGWFAREASGAIEVEGVVPQAEDAVRVFFVATDVDPGALRDAAEGSVVVESLDVVAQRDDSCLVEAVVVGPTVLSAVVDRGAVVRSVEATTDEVRFEVAVPDGADVRRFMSTVRSRFPEAELVSKTASERPARTSAEFRNEVERRLTDRQLEVLRVAYLRGFYEWPRESTGQEVADALGVSQPTVNRHLRACERKLLTLLLDEERTGGGVHT encoded by the coding sequence ATGCGAGAGAGCGACCCGGCCACCCGTCCGGCGGCCGGCGGGGGGACAGACGGTGAGATCGACGACGAGTTCTTCCGGTGTGCGGTCGACGCGCTCACGGAGGGTGTGCTCGCGGCCGACGCGTCGGGGACGGTCGTGTACGCGAACGCGGCGCTCGCACGCGCGCTCGACCGGCCGATCGAGGCAATCGTGGGGCGCCCGCTGTCGACGGCGGTTCCAGCGGGACCGATCGGCGACGGCCCCGCCGAGCGACTCGCCGACGCCGGGCCGGTGGCCCTCGACGACGCCGTGTTCGACGTGCCCGCGCCGGGCACGGACGACGACCGGCGCTGGCTGTCGGCCTCGTTCTCGGCGACCGAGGTCGACGGCGCCGCGGTCGCCGTCGGAATCGTCAGGGACGCCACCGAGCGAGAGGCGGAGTTGGCGCGCTACAAGCGGATCATCGAGACCGTCGACGACGGCATCTACATCCTCGACCAGAACTTCACGGTCACGGACATCAACGAGGAAATCGTCTCGATGACCGGCTACGGGCGCGAGGAACTGGTCGGCGAGCACGCGTCGCTGTTGGCCGGCGAGGACCTGCTCACGCAGGCAGCGGCCGCGAGCATCGAGATGCTCAACAGCGACAGGGAGGCGGCGACGATCACCTCCGAGATCGTCGCGAAGGACGGCACGACGCTCCCGATAGAGACGCGGTTCTCGCTGTACCCGTTCGGCGACGACAGCTACGGCCAACTCGGCGTGGTGCGCGACATCTCCGACCGCAAGCAGTCCGAGCGGACGCTCCGTGCGCTCCACGACTCGACCCGGGGACTGCTCGCCGTCGAGTCTCGTCCCGACGTGACGCGACTGATCGTCGACACCGCCGTCGACGTGCTCGACGTGGCCGGCGCCGCTATCTACCTCGTCGACCCGGAGGCGACCGCCCTGTGCCCGAGCGCCGTCGCCGGCGACGAAGGGGGGTTCGACGAGTCGATCCAGCCGCTGGAGCCAGACGGCACTCTCCCCTGGCGCGTGTTCGTCGAGAACGAACCCGCGGTCGTCGGCGTCGGCGACGACGACCGGGCGTCGGGACTCCCGATCGACTGTGGGCTGTGCGTCCCGCTCGGCGACCACGGCGTGTTCGCCGTGGCCGTCGACGACCTGACCGTCATCGACGACGACACCGAGACGCTCGTGGGACTGCTGGCCGCGAGTGCCGAGGAGGCGCTGGCGCGACTCGACCGCGAGCGAGAGGTGCACAGACGGGACGACCGACTCGAACGGCAGAACCGCCGTCTCCGCCGGCTCGACGAACTCAACACGATGATCCGCGAGATCGACCAGACGCTCGTGGAGGCGGGGTCGATCGACGACATCGGCGACGCCGTCTGCGACCGCGTCGTCGCCTCCGATCGGTTCGCGTTCGCCTGGTTCGGCGAGCCCGACCCCGCCGCAGACGGGGGGATCGAACCTCGGTCCTGGGCGGGCGACGACCCCCGCTACCTCGACGACGTCGACCGCTCGACGGTGGACGCGTGCGAGCCTGGGGCGGTCGCGGCGAAGACTGGCGAGTCGGTCGTCGTCGCAGACGTCGCGGCGGGGCTCGACGGCGAACCGTGGCGGAAGGCGGCACTCGCCCGCGGCTTCCGGTCGGCGATCGCGGTGCCGCTCGTCCACGACGGCATCGGCTACGGCGTGCTCGCGGTGTACGCGACCAGCCCCGGGACGTTCGACGAGTTGACGGCGGTGTTCGCGGAGTTGGGCGAGACGATCGCGAACGCGATGAACGCCGCAGAGACCAGACGCGCCCTGCTGACGGACACGCAGACGGTCCTCGGGTTCCGGGTCGACGCCGCAGACGACGTGCTCGGCTGGTTCGCCCGCGAGGCGAGTGGCGCCATCGAGGTCGAGGGCGTCGTCCCGCAGGCCGAGGACGCCGTTCGCGTGTTCTTCGTCGCGACCGACGTGGACCCCGGTGCCCTGCGCGACGCCGCAGAGGGGTCGGTCGTCGTCGAGTCGCTCGACGTTGTCGCCCAGCGCGACGACAGCTGTCTGGTCGAGGCGGTCGTCGTCGGACCGACGGTGCTGAGCGCGGTCGTCGACCGCGGCGCCGTGGTTCGGTCCGTCGAGGCGACGACCGACGAGGTGCGCTTCGAGGTGGCGGTCCCCGACGGCGCGGACGTCCGGCGGTTCATGTCGACCGTCCGGTCGCGGTTCCCCGAGGCCGAACTCGTCTCGAAGACGGCCAGCGAGCGACCCGCGCGGACCTCCGCGGAGTTCCGCAACGAGGTCGAGCGCCGCCTGACCGACCGGCAGTTGGAGGTGCTGCGCGTCGCCTACCTGCGAGGGTTCTACGAGTGGCCCCGCGAGAGCACCGGACAGGAGGTCGCGGACGCCCTCGGCGTCTCTCAGCCGACCGTCAACCGCCACCTCCGCGCCTGCGAGCGCAAACTCCTCACGCTCCTCCTCGACGAGGAGCGGACGGGCGGGGGGGTACACACATAG
- a CDS encoding HalOD1 output domain-containing protein: MSVKQVSQRTTVVRTAEDDICLAVISAVAEARGVRPTELDAPLYDAVDPDALQRLFPCDGQESGADVSVQFTWAGCSVSVYGPGHVSVDSESTR; encoded by the coding sequence ATGTCAGTGAAGCAGGTGAGCCAGCGTACGACCGTTGTTCGAACCGCGGAAGACGACATCTGCCTGGCCGTCATCTCGGCGGTCGCGGAGGCTCGGGGCGTCCGACCGACGGAACTCGACGCTCCCCTGTACGACGCGGTCGACCCCGACGCGCTCCAGCGGCTGTTCCCGTGCGACGGTCAGGAGTCCGGCGCCGACGTCAGCGTGCAGTTCACGTGGGCGGGGTGTTCCGTCAGCGTGTACGGGCCGGGCCACGTCTCCGTCGACAGCGAGTCGACGCGCTGA
- a CDS encoding redox-regulated ATPase YchF — MSYKVGLVGKPSVGKSSFFNAATMNDVPEGAYPFTTIDPSVGEAYVGVDCPAPEFDETCEPNHGFCREDTRFVPVKLVDVAGLIPGAHEGKGLGNQFLSDLNEADVLVHVVDFSGTTDIEGEPTEGHDPREDIDFLEEELDQWYLDILEKGIEKFESMYQGPNPGDEIGVEEVLAEQMSAFRTNKDEIKQTVLALDLELDPETWDADDRFDLAREIRKRTKPMVIAANKMDTPTARDNYEAITTDPEYEHLTIVPASAHAEGSLKKADEAGVVDYTQGDDDFDIVGDVSDEQEQGLEVIREFVTEYGGTGVQEVIEAALFEELDAKAVFPGSANGSWSKGPFRDCFVLPGYATAEDFAYTLHSDIGDGFLHGIDCRSGRQVGADTVLDHRDVVEIVTTG; from the coding sequence ATGAGCTACAAGGTCGGTCTCGTCGGCAAGCCGTCCGTCGGGAAATCGAGCTTCTTCAACGCGGCGACGATGAACGACGTGCCCGAGGGCGCGTACCCGTTCACGACCATCGACCCGAGCGTCGGCGAGGCGTACGTCGGCGTCGACTGTCCCGCGCCCGAGTTCGACGAGACGTGCGAGCCGAACCACGGCTTCTGCCGCGAGGACACCCGGTTCGTCCCCGTGAAACTCGTCGACGTCGCCGGGCTGATCCCCGGCGCCCACGAGGGGAAGGGGCTGGGCAACCAGTTCCTCTCGGACCTCAACGAGGCGGACGTGCTCGTCCACGTCGTCGACTTCTCGGGCACGACCGACATCGAGGGCGAACCCACCGAGGGGCACGACCCCCGCGAGGACATCGACTTCCTCGAAGAGGAACTCGACCAGTGGTACCTCGACATCCTCGAGAAGGGCATCGAGAAGTTCGAGTCGATGTACCAAGGCCCCAACCCCGGCGACGAGATTGGCGTCGAGGAGGTGCTCGCCGAGCAGATGTCGGCGTTCCGCACCAACAAAGACGAGATCAAACAGACCGTCCTCGCGCTGGATCTGGAACTCGACCCGGAGACGTGGGACGCCGACGACCGCTTCGACCTCGCACGAGAGATCCGCAAGCGCACCAAGCCGATGGTGATCGCGGCGAACAAGATGGACACGCCGACCGCGCGTGACAACTACGAGGCGATCACGACCGATCCGGAGTACGAGCACCTCACGATCGTCCCCGCGAGCGCCCACGCCGAAGGGTCGCTGAAGAAGGCCGACGAGGCGGGCGTCGTCGACTACACGCAGGGCGACGACGACTTCGACATCGTCGGCGACGTGAGCGACGAACAAGAGCAGGGCTTGGAGGTCATCCGGGAGTTCGTCACCGAGTACGGCGGCACCGGCGTCCAGGAGGTCATCGAGGCGGCGCTGTTCGAGGAACTCGACGCGAAGGCCGTGTTCCCCGGGAGCGCCAACGGGAGTTGGAGCAAGGGGCCGTTCCGCGACTGCTTCGTCCTCCCCGGCTACGCGACCGCCGAGGACTTCGCGTACACGCTCCACTCCGACATCGGCGACGGCTTCCTCCACGGCATCGACTGCCGCAGCGGTCGCCAGGTCGGCGCCGACACCGTGCTCGACCACCGCGACGTCGTCGAGATCGTCACGACCGGGTGA